From Syngnathus typhle isolate RoL2023-S1 ecotype Sweden linkage group LG5, RoL_Styp_1.0, whole genome shotgun sequence:
GAGCCCTCCGCATTAATTAGTACCCAAAAAGTTGCTGTCATTTTCCCAAAGGGGACCCCTGCTCAAGGCTCtcaggaagattgattttgatgtTGCTTGTGGGCACattcttctttttatttccGATTAATTAGCTGTTATGTGTCTTTTAACTCATGGCTAAAATTTCCTAAAAATGACTTATCTATCAAAATCTTTCTATCTATTAAAATGCTGACTGAGTCTGGCTGGAAAGGCCACTTTAACCTGAGTGCAACGCGccaagaattttgaaaattggATGATGGGTTCTAGCAAAATGAAGTATTTCTGTGTTAGACAAAGATTGCCTTTCTGGGgagtttttatttgaaaatgccCTTAGAAAATGTGGGCAAAAAAACACCTTCACATTAGAGGAACGAATATAACTCCTTGATCCTTTCATTGTCTGCACTACCCTTCTTGGCCAATTGGCTGACGAGTTTCAGTTAAAAATAGCCACCAATAAGCTTGTGCAAGCGGAAATTCCAACGAGTTCTGCAAGTCAATACAAATTAAACAGTATTAGCGAGAAGAGGGGTGtccttcaatctttttttttttttcccatgaattTAGTTTTTATGGAGGATTTTAGAGGCATTGAAGTGCTTAGtccatgttttttattttatttttttatttcccaaaaGATGGCAGCCACCTGTCAAGTTGCTAataaaaatgtaacatttttcCCATATTCTTTTCACCAGCAAAAGAGACATCTTTATATATTTGAATTGTATATTTGACATATTTGACTCTCACGCTGGACACTCTTGGACGACTATTATTATTCTAGCCAGCAGTTGACAGACCTGTTTAGCCAGACTGAGCTGCTGTATGAGGAGGAAAAGGGCGTGTTAGTTTTGTGAAGATGTTGTGGAACAGGTTGCAGAAATAGCTTGTAGAAGTTGCTACAGTCTGACTTGTAATGTCAACGTTTTCACTGTgtggttttctttttctcctttcttACGTTTTTTCCTTCCATTTGGATTTTGGTGGCAAGTTTTGTTGGCTTTGGGTCATCATGGTGAGCAAACTGCACATTTTTCTGTCGATGAATTGTGGTTTTGTATTAGATGTTAGATTGTGGTGCGAAGGGGGAGTTTGATTCAATGATTCTATTGAAATTAACTGAGTTTGGACAATGCTTTACAATTCAATTTAAAAGTATTTAAGAATGCTGAAAGGCAGTAAAGACTCCTTACACCAAACAATTACATTACTTAAAATACAAGCCTCTAGCAGTATTGTTTCTGTTTCTGTTGCTTCTCTGTGGATGTTAACTGATGTATTTATGAAAAGATTGAAAGGGCTTTTAATGATTACAGTTCGGAAGTATGCTCAGTGGTTTAAGGAAACGTATTAACCGTGGTTTTGTAAAACAATGACAGGAGTCGCACAATGTTTGGCGATGTATTTTAGTCAAAAATGTCGCAATCTGGTAGCTACGAGCTAATTTGGTGATGGGCTTGTACACTGGTGGACCTAATTTTGGGTTATTTGATGGTTTCACTTATTTGTAGGCCTTTTTTCCTACTTCTTGGCAGATTGAGCCATTCTCTGGAATCTGAATCTTCTGAACAACTGCCATTGGAATATTCTGAGTCTCAAACCCCCAGTGTTCCTGCAGACCAGCAGTGGACTTCCCCAGGCGCCTCTGAATCCCCCCTCTCTAGTGTACCATATGAGTTCCCCGATACTTTCTCCAACCTTCATTCATCCTTGGCTCCCCTGAGATTCAGGGAAAGTCCGTCTGGTTCCCTGCGGAAAAATCCACTGGATTCAACTTCCTCCTACAGAGGTCTGACTGGTTCCTTGTATCGCGATCCACCTGGTTCCTCGTCTCAAAGTCCGTCTGGTTCCCCCAGTAGAAGCCCGCCAGGTTCCCCCAGTACAAGGCCGCTTGATTATCACAGTAGAAATCTGCCTGGTTCCCCCAGCAGAAGCCCACCAGTTTCTCCCAGTAGGCCACTTGGATATCCGAGTAGGAGCCCGGCTGGTTCCCCCAGTAGAGGCCCGCTTGGCTCCCCCAGTAGAAGCCCGCTTGGTTCCCCCAGTAGAAGCCCGCTTGGTTCCCCCAGTAGAAGCCCGCTTGGTTCCCCCAGTAGAAGCCCGCTCGGTTCCCCCAGTAGAAGTCCGCCTGGTTCCCCCAGTAGACGGCCACTTGGTTATTCCATTAGAAGTCCACCCGGTTCCCCCAGCAGAAGCCCGCCTGGTTCCCCCAGTAGAAGGCCACTTGGTTTCCCCAGTAGCAGCCCGCCAGGTTCCCCGGGTAGAAGCCCGCCAGGTTCCCTGAATAGAAGGCCGCCTGGTTCCCCCAGTAGAAGGCCGCTAGGTTATCCCAGTAGCCCACCTGGTTCCCCTTTGGAAAGTTCAGCTGGTTCCCTTTCTTACAGTGTAGACGACGTGCCATCATCACCCACAATGGCTGATAAGACAGGAAGAGCCCCCTTGCCACCCTTGTATCCAATATATGAAGCCCAGACTGGTGGAGCTCGAGAGGTGCAGATCTCCAGTCACACAAATGGATCTCAGCAAGAACAAACACTATCCCTCCCACTTCCTGATTATGAAACATTgtatcctcagaggaggcatgGAGTGAAGGGGCACACTCGATGGGATCATATCATTGCTGAGGTCAATCAAAGACGTATAGACAGTACACCAGAACTGATAGGTCCAGAAATGAGTGTGGATGGCCCCGAAGACCCAGAGAAGGCTGGATCTTCATTTCCAGGGAACAGTACTTCTCTTGGGCATTTACAAACACATCACCAGGAACGAAAACATCGGTCATCCAAAAACGTAGCTCCACCTCCTCCACCCAAGCAAGCTGTTGACCAAACAAAACCCCCAGAGACCTCTGACATTCAAGTTCCCACTGCTAGACCAAGGCAAAGGCCCGCCATGAAAGAGCCAGCAGAACAACATTATTCTGTAGATATTACTGATATGCCAATGAGCAGCCACGACCTAAAAACACCAGAAAAACCACCCAGAACATTGGACAGCCTTCATACCAGGGTAGCACAGAGGGAACAAAACCCCGAAAACTTTGGAATGACAGCAGAAGATCTTGATCAAATTTTCACTGAGGGGAAAACAGGGGACCCCTTCGCAAGTTTGAATGGCGAGAAAAACAACTGGGAAGATGCGGACAGTCAAAGCAGCCTTAGTTTCCAAAGGCAAAATTCATCGAGACGAATATCATCGCCTCCTTCGAGAAGTAACTCTCTGAAggcttctaaatttcagcaagAACCTTCGGAGGAAGAAGAAACTAACAAAATTCAACTTTCAACAAGAGACGAggtcattgaatccatcacacAAAGGCATCCAGCTGATGGGAAGGCGCAAGTGCATTTCCTCAATGGAGAGGATCCAGTTGGCAGTGATCCTTTTGCAGTATCGTCGTCGTTGCCTTTTTCAGAGCCCCTACCTGTTGTCATGGAGGAACCGTCCTCACAAGCTCAAGTGTTGTCTGTGAGAAAGAAGCCAAAGAAAGCATTGATGCCACCCTCTGAATCTCTGATTGTCAGTCCTCAGATTAGCAATGGAGACAACCTTGCCTCCACGCTATCCAGGTGAGATTGAAAAGAATGATGACTTTGCATTTGTGGACAGTTGCTATCTGGATAAAGAATTCTCTGGTCTTTGGTTTTACCTTGGTTGGGATGGTTGGTTTTCTTGGTGAATTAAGGCTTGGACTAATTTGAACATGATTAGACCCTTGAACAAAGACTCAACTATTGTATGTTGCGTAACCCACATTTCAACTCATGACTTGACGAGACCAGTTTGCTACAAACATCTTTGTCTAATTGCTTCATGCAGCATAATATAAGAAAGAATATGCATTTCCTTACAGGCCGCATCCAGTGAAGCCTATGCACGCTCTTGAGAGTCCGAATCCCACCAGCACTTACTCACTGAAGGACATGCATCCTCAAAGTGGCACCCCTAAAAAGGTAGGGATATACAAAAGGCATCACAGTCACTAAATGATTTCCCCCCAGACTTTTGAATCGAGTCACCTTTTGATTCATTGTCAAATTTTCCCCAAAGGACAACTTCTTAC
This genomic window contains:
- the rab11fip1a gene encoding rab11 family-interacting protein 1 — protein: MSLVDQSQQAFPTSVQVTVHQARHLRPKGKNGTNDAYAIIQVAKDKFSTAVVEKSMAPMWKEEASFSLPLFHPGNVDRCTLYIIVMHRVQAGLDKFLGQAVVNLVELHENKARQKPDWFPLVDKSGKSDKLRGDVLLGITFMRNNMSASMVDLSVKDKHRSRISKLKDKVRLKKKDSFSDSGSAMSQVLTDSEGDRDSLASNQTAGEKKKSKFKNIFAPKSNLQRNTSQSMSTLGSLPGRSSSLSGSRSSGINVETPEVKKKFKFLGHKRSGSSDSKGSLGPLSFLSRSKHSHSDVNNPGINSTQVYAGEPEVRSGSTVSLSSSGQSSMENVHQHNASVMPDSHVPFFGSESRDRLMMEERRRQEEEERSQIDAMRLQEEEERQRRWLEEENQRKLDEYERNRRFLEEEERREKQRQEEEERRRLQEIENEERLRIEELKIKEEQKSHEEASMSERLSSLFGLARKKEDKKEETPQHSEEEVTAQALHYDTRDQQVFEATNSFENISLNSTTQFNSNESPSDEQKSSLNPQSSSAMHFLNRTARVSTVKPRLSHSLESESSEQLPLEYSESQTPSVPADQQWTSPGASESPLSSVPYEFPDTFSNLHSSLAPLRFRESPSGSLRKNPLDSTSSYRGLTGSLYRDPPGSSSQSPSGSPSRSPPGSPSTRPLDYHSRNLPGSPSRSPPVSPSRPLGYPSRSPAGSPSRGPLGSPSRSPLGSPSRSPLGSPSRSPLGSPSRSPLGSPSRSPPGSPSRRPLGYSIRSPPGSPSRSPPGSPSRRPLGFPSSSPPGSPGRSPPGSLNRRPPGSPSRRPLGYPSSPPGSPLESSAGSLSYSVDDVPSSPTMADKTGRAPLPPLYPIYEAQTGGAREVQISSHTNGSQQEQTLSLPLPDYETLYPQRRHGVKGHTRWDHIIAEVNQRRIDSTPELIGPEMSVDGPEDPEKAGSSFPGNSTSLGHLQTHHQERKHRSSKNVAPPPPPKQAVDQTKPPETSDIQVPTARPRQRPAMKEPAEQHYSVDITDMPMSSHDLKTPEKPPRTLDSLHTRVAQREQNPENFGMTAEDLDQIFTEGKTGDPFASLNGEKNNWEDADSQSSLSFQRQNSSRRISSPPSRSNSLKASKFQQEPSEEEETNKIQLSTRDEVIESITQRHPADGKAQVHFLNGEDPVGSDPFAVSSSLPFSEPLPVVMEEPSSQAQVLSVRKKPKKALMPPSESLIVSPQISNGDNLASTLSRPHPVKPMHALESPNPTSTYSLKDMHPQSGTPKKVAGIFDSGPFTQLTHEELITLVVRQQADLSKKDSKISELEEYIDNLLVRVIEEKPTILHAVKTNPA